DNA sequence from the Hippopotamus amphibius kiboko isolate mHipAmp2 chromosome 1, mHipAmp2.hap2, whole genome shotgun sequence genome:
GTGTTCCTGAGACACCAGGAACTGGGTCCAGGAGACTGTGGTCCAGTAGCTCCAGGGTGTCCACTGCCCTTCCCACTCCATCCCCGCCTCCCATGTTGCTTTCTGGCTACTTCCACGCAAAGGATCTCACTCCGGGCAGCTTCCTCTGGGAAGCCACCCCAGTGCACAGCTTGATATGAGCCAGCGCTCCTGTGAAGAGGGTCCCCAAGAACCCTCTCGCAGGGTACCCAGCCCACAGAGGGTGCCGCCTGCACTTCGTCCGCAGATGGCCGTGGCTGCCAGTGGCCACCGCGCGTGCTCCCTGTGGGTAGGTGGGCGGGCGGTCCAGAAAGCAGCCCGCGCCCTGCTCGCCTGCATTATCTCTGGGAGCGGTGGCCTGCCAGTGGCCACAAGCCATTCCGGAAATTGGAAAACTGTTTTCAGACCTTAAGCATTAACATTAAGACCACATGTTGCATTTTAAGAGGGGTGGGGGGCCCAGGATAGCGTTTGGTGGTTGAGAGCTGCCTCTGAAAGTTTCTCGTGCTTGTTTTCCTGACagcccccccgcccgcccccagccCTTTCATTCTCGGCTGTACTGAAGCCGTGCTCTCTGGTATCTAAACCCATGTGTGTGAGGACTTTAGTTACCCCATAAACCAAAGACTCAGAGCTGTGTTTTCTCAGCTGTAATGTAAGTTTTTATATCTGGCTTCCAAACTCCTACTGCAGtactgtaaaaaattaaaaagaagagcgttaagtaattaaaaaaccaACATAAAACTGAAGGCTGGGAGTTTTCTACAACTGTTTTTAAAGAGACTGGCTAAAAAGCCCCAGATGtcagattttatttctaaatccTGGCATCTGGCACCACATGCGTTTGGAAATTTGAGTCCTTTGTAGGCCGGTGAGTAGAAATTGCTCCCTTGTTAATGGGCTGCTGTCGCTTCCAAGGTCTCAGAGAGGCCGGAACAGCGGCTCCTGGCCCTGCGCTGTCTGGTGGTCTGCAGCGGGGACCCCGAGGACGTGTGTGTGAGGGCGGCGGGCGTCTGTGTGCACTGGCCCCAAGGGTGCCCAGGGTTTCCTTCCCGAGACCGGCAGCCCCCTCGGAGGGGCTTCTCCCTGCAGAGTTGTGCCCGGCCGGACTGTCTGCCGGGACGGGACccacacagcccccaccccacctcagagTCCCTGCAGGTCGGCGGGCATGTGCGGGGCCCCGCTGCTCTGCCAGACTGGGGCTCCCCACGTGCCCCTGAACTTACTGCCCAGGTGTTCTGTGCAGGTGGGGACAGTGGTGTTaaccgggggggtgggggtggggggcttgcaCCTGGAGGCACCCTTTAGCCTGGATGATGAAGGTCCGCACCCCTGAGGCCGTCACACCTGGAATTGGCCCGTAAATACTTCCCAGGCAGCTTGGCCACAGGCAGCTACCGTTTGGGGGACCTCTTCTCCAGATGGATTTGCCCAAAAAAGGTGTGGTTCTctgaagtttatatggaaagCAGTGTCAAATTCAAAAGGGAAGGTGTGCAGGGAAGGATGGCATTTGTCTAAGGTTACTGTGGCTGTTTCCCCTGTGGGCCCTCCTCTGGGATGTCTTCTTCCTGCTGGGCCTTCAGGGTCCTCCCGAAGAATGGCTGTAGGTGGGTGGCCTGGCCTGCGCCGCGGTTCCTGGCTTTGCAGCGCGTGGGGCCCAGTGCGTGGCCCAATGTTCAGCTGCGGGAGCCACAGGTCTCCGAGCAGCGTGGGCAAGGGCACTCTGGGTGAAGCCTGCCTCCCGGGCCTGACTGAGAGTAGAGCTGGGGGATGGGCCAGGCTGGTGCTCAGGTGTCTCCCTTGACCCTCCAAGGCAGCTCCGGGTACCAGGCGCCTGGTACCTGCGGTTGAGGTGGCTGCCTGTCCCAGCCCCAGAGTTCCCttctgtgtgttgtgtgtgtgtgagatgtctCTGCAGGGAGAGGGACTTAGGTGGAGGCAGTAGTTGGTGTAGAGGtggaatttatttatcttattagtTTGGTTTTAATGGAACATTTCAAAGACACCTGGAaatggcaggggctgggggcgggcaggcagggagcccacatgctctggtcACACAGCTGCAGCTGCTGCCTCGGGCCGTCCTGCCGCACCCCTACCCGCAGGTTATCTGGAATCACATTCCAGACAGCCTATCGTTTCGTACTTCAGACACTTGAGTTTGTACCTGTAAAGGATAAGGGCtcttttgttgttgctttatTTTACATAACCAGGATACCATTATTGCACCTAAATACATGTCACGATTCCCCAGTATCGTCAGCTATCCAAATTCAGTTGTGGGAATGTTTGTTTTAAGGGAGTCATCTTTTAAACAGAGATCCAGGCAGGCAGACCCCTTAATGGGCCACAGTGGAGCCTTCCCAAGGGGATTCCAGGCTGGCGCGCAGAACACAGAATCCCCCGGGGCCCTTCTTCCACCCCAGCGGTCTGAGCTTCAAGGGATGGCGGGGAGGTGCCACTCTGATCCTTGGTCCCCTGTGCTTTGACTTTCAGGCCACCACATCCACCAACTGGATCCTGGAGTCCCAGAACATCAACGAACTCAAGTCGGAAATTAACTCCTTGAAAGGGCTGCTTTTAAATCGGTAGGAGCTGAAAAGGCGTGGGCGTCTGTTCTGCTCACGAcctggggccggggtgggggtgggactctTGGGGCCCATCCAGCCGCCACCTGTTGGGGGTAGGGGGCACGGGGGGGGGGTGCACACGTCTCCCTGAGGGGCCCCTGTGCATCCCACCTCAGATTGAGCTGCGTGATTCAGACCTTGAGTCTGGGAATCTCTTGCACTTCTACCTGCCCTCCCCGGtaggcccctccctccctgctctctgAGTGCCAGTCTGTAGCTCTGGTCAGGGGCAGCTGGAGCCAGAAGCAGGACCTTGAGCAGAGGGCAGCATCCCTACCCCTCTAGACCTCTAGACAGGgccccctcttcctctcttctgaGCCCCAGCTGCACCTCCCAGTGACAGCCTGGTCCCAGAGAAGGTCACCCCAGAAGCCAGGCCAGGGGTCTCTGTTCCTGCTCAGTTTGAAGGGCCCTACAGTTCAAGGCAGAGGCAGGCACAGTGCCCACCTGCCCACCCGGCTCCTGTGGTCTCGCCCTGCTGTCCCTCCCCAGGGGCAGCACCAGCGCGGCCCTGAGAGGTGGGTGGCCAGCCTGTCGGGGCTTGCCTGGGCCCATCTGTTTTCAAAACTGGAAGTCCTTTGTGCCCGGGACAGTTGGCCACCGCACCTGCAGGGCGCTCTGGGGTTTCGTGGGGGCTGAGCGAGGTGGCGGCCTTCACTCCAGGTCGAGGACGGGGGGCGGGCGGGGTCTTGTGGTCCCAACCAGAAGACCCAGTTCTCCAAGCCACCCACTTACAGGCTGTCTGTAGGGAAAAGTGCGTGGCCGTAAGAGAGACGTGGCTGAGCTTGGGGACTGTCCCTAGGGGACGTGGTGAATACTGGGGCCCTGACTGTGCATTCCATGCAGCAGGGTCTGAGGTGGAAGGGCTGTCCAGGACCAGAGCTGGTGGGCAGCCGAGGAAGCAACAGGACTTTGTCCTCCTGGCTCAGGCAGGGGTGGTCCCACCTGTCCTTGGACTTGATTTCCAAGCAGACCTGACTTCCCgggtctgggctgggctggctgcTGGCCCAGGGCAGGGACGCAGGAATGGGAGGGAGACCTGGCTCTTCTGTCAAGTGTTGCGTGCGGAGGTTTCTAGGAATGTGCTAGGCCACTGCCATTACCTTTCTGGTTCTGATGCCTCTGACCGTGAGGCTGGTGGCCgggctctcccccaccccctgccttttCCCACAGGCCGCAGATGAGTTAGAGTGGAGGCCCAGGGGTCTTGGGTTCCCAGGCTTTTGGCTCCCCACCCTTGCTcgctgcccctcccagggctggaaGCTGGACAGTGTTGTAAGGACGGGCGGGAACGGGCTCCAGGGCATGGCAGGCCCCCCGAGGCCGACTGTCCAGCAGCTGCCAGGGAGGGCGGGCCTGGCCGCAGGCAGAGGGGCCCCAGGAAGTGCCCTGAGTGGGACACGGTGCTCTGTGGGCAGCCCCGGTGCCTCTGGCTTCCATCTGAGCCACTCCAACCTCACCGGGCCAAGAGGCCTTGTTtccagaggagggcagggaggggagccgGGAGTGAGTGGCGGAGCTGTGTCCGTCCCCTGCTCGGTGGCCCTGGGGTTGCTGCTCACCTTACACGAGCGCTCGGGGTCGGGAGGGTGTGGCTCTGCTGAGGGTGACCCTGCCATCTCCCCCTGCTCGGCAGGAGGcaattcccaccctccccatcggCCCCGAAGATCCCCTCCTGGCAGATTCCGGTCAAGTCACCGTCACCCTCTAGTCCCGCGGCCGTGAACCACCACAGCAGCAGTGACATCTCACCTGTCAGCAACGAGTCCACGTCGTCCTCGCCTGTGAAGGAAGGCCACAGCCCCGAGGGCTCCACGGCCACGTACCACCTGCTGGGCCCCCAGGAGGAGGGCAAGGGGGTGGTGGATGTCAAGGGCCAGGTGAGGATGGAGGTGCAGGgcgaggaggagaagagggaggacgaggaggatgaggaggacgAGGACGTGAGCCGCGTGGATGAGGAGGACTGCCTAGGGGTGCAGAGGGAGGACCGCCGGGGTGGGGACGGGCAGATCAACGAGCAGGTGGAGAAGCTGCGGCGGCCCGAGGGTGCCAGCAACGAGAGTGAGCGCGACTAGGCAGCCGGGGTCGTGGTCCAGGTGCGGGACGTGGCCTTGAGCTGGGTGGCGGCAGGGCTGCTGCAGCCTCCCCAGCCTGGGTGGCGTGAGGGCCGAAGCGTGTCCAGCCAGCCCGCCCCGGACACACAGGCCTCTGACCTTGTTCTCATGTCAGGCTGAGGGCTCCGAACTCTCTGGGCTCAGgccccctcagccccctcccGAACAGACATCCCGTCCAGGGGTGTCTGCTGAGCGTCTTAGCCAACCCAGCGCCGTGCATGACAAGAGGTAGTTTTATGATCTGACTCCTGACCGTCAGTGGAGGAGGAGCCGTGGGGCCTGGCGTCTgccgtccccccgccccccgccccggctcccTCACTGCATCTCACCAGTGGCCAGTGGGGCCACGCTCTCGTGGTTCCAGAAGCAGCGGCCCCGCGCTCCCCTCTGGGCGAGGCCCTCCGGGGCCCCCAGCCGGGCCCTGCCCGGACGATGCCGCCCCTGCGCGCCTGTTGCAGCCCCAGCCCGGTCATCCGCCACTCGGGTCATCACGCTGCTCCTGACCGTTCGCTTGCCCCATCGTGGCTCAGCGACTGCCGTGGCGAGACgtggccccacccccactggcaGCAGGCACAGGGCCTTCCTGTctgtccccctgccccgccccacccccccaacacgtGTTCTTTTGTGTGATCAGGTATAGGTTTCAGAATATAAGATACGACTGTATATAGTTGTAATAAATACGAGTTGCCACTATTTAATTCCTGCCTGTGGCTCCCTGTCTGCGCTCAGCACCCCGAGCCCCCGGGGTGGATCTCTGCCGAGGCTGTGCCAGGTGGGCCCCGAGGAGGGGActtgggggcggggcctgggcagcCCCGCGGTGGGCCTGAGGGGGggcagcccctgcctccctcGTCCAGTCCCTCCCCCAAGGCAGGTGTCACAGCTGCTCACCCACAGCTGGAGGGTTTTGTCCTTGGTCCCGAGCGGGTGCAGGAGGGCGACAGTCTGGTCCGGGAGGAGAAGGGACCTCACGTTACTGTATATAGACCTGGTGTGGAGTGTGATGAGCTCTCCTTCCTTAAATGGATGCATGTGCTCCCAGGAGAGTATGTCTcgttccctcttcctcccccatctcctctccctctcaccctccctgtctccctttAACCTTCACACAGCATTTAGCTAAACCCAGAAAAAGAGCAGGAGACGCTCCTCTCCGGGAGCACTCCTCTCCCTCGAGCCTCCCGTGCTGCGGCCGTGCGTGCAGGGGTCAGAGGGCCTGGTCCCGTCCGGTGCCTCGTGTACACATGGGCTTTGGAGACAAAGTGCAGGGACCTCGGCCgccgaggaggaggaggtggtggaggtggagctGCAGCGGGTATGTACCCTCCGGGGAGGCCCGCGGCCTCCTGACCACAGTGCCGGCCTCCCACCCGCCCGGCCCTGGGGAGGAAAAAAGTCACTGGCCAAGGGTGAGAGACTTGGCATGGGGGCTGTTTTGTCTCGGAAAACATTTCCCCTCCTGCCAGGCCCCTTTTGCAGGCTCCTGCAGCGAACTCCTTCCTGACTCTCAGGCGGGGGGTGCCCTCGCCCTGATCCTCTGAGAGTCCGGCCTTCCGGCCTGGTTTCCCAGGTTTTGTCTTTGTTGCTTATGACCTCACATGATGTCCTGGCTCGTGCTCCTTAGGGACAAGCAGAGAGCCTGTTGAGTCACCTCTGCCTCTTACCGTCCCTGAAGAAGCCAGGGTTCTCCATCCCCAGGGGCTCCCAGCCTGCGCTGGACCAGGGGCCAGGTGTGCAGGGGCCAGGCGGGCAGACCTGGGGCGAGGGGCCGAGAGAGGGCGGTGGCTCATCCAGGAACACCCCCGGGCCTTGGGGGATGGAGACAGGGATTCCGCCCTCTGACTTCCTCAGGGAATGGAAACCCCGGTCCCCCGTGGGCTCTCTTGGGGTCTCCCCTTCTACTTGGCGACTGTTTCTCACGGCCTCTGACTTTGCCGAGGTCCCTCCTGCAATGGGACAAGGTGGGGGACCAGAGAACAGATAGCCTGGGACAGAGACGCAGCCAGGGCTGCTGGCATGGGGGCAGCAGGGCCGTGAGGGCCATGACTTCCCCAGCCGGGGGGGTCGGTGGTCTCGCAGGTCCCTGGACTCACTGCGGGAGAAATGGACGGAAACCGGGGCCCGGGGCCTTTTGCCCTGCGGGTCCTGAGCGCCAATTTCAGCTTTTGAGGACAGAGAATCTGGCGTGATTTCAGGGAGGAAAAAACCCCTCCCCAAAACGGCGTGAGTGCTGCCTAATAAAGGCAGCTGCTGGACGGAGGGAAAACAgccctttgaaaaaaaaaaagcctttcattagaaaaataatgcatttcatccaaataaggtaaaaatatttgGAATGGGGCAGAAGTGAGCAGCAGGCAGCGCCTGTCAGGCCCTTTCTGGAAGGGAGAAGATTATTAAACTCAATTACAAAGTATTTTTGTAAAGTGTCTTTTAAGAAAGAACTTGCCCCAGTGCTTGGAGGCTGCAGGACGGCCCTCTGGCCCCTGAGGTCTCCCCAGCTGCCCCgggtggtgcgtgggctctgccTTGGGCAGGGTCCTCCCTTGGGCAGCCCTAGCTGCCCTGCTCTGTGCGACACCCTCCGAGCGGAGTGGAGAGGCGGCTGCTACGTGTGCCCGGCCTGGTCGGCCTCCTTCTGCGAGGGCCGGGCAGTCGGTGTCCTGGGACATCCTGGCGGGGAAGGGGAGCATTCCGGGTGAGGGGAAAGGGATGCTGAGTTTGTAAATGTTCTCTGTTTTTCACACCGTGGAAGTACATATCAGATGTTTTAAAATCCAGTCAATGTCGAAGGGACTAGAGAGAACAAAATCCCTCTTCCGCCTCCACTTGGTTTCACAGGTGTGCGCatgtagtctctctctctctctctctgtgtctttgtctctgtctctcttttaataaaaatgagaagTTGCTCTTCAGTGTGATGTGACCTGCTTGTCTCACTGAAAGTAAAGCGTGTGTCCTTGGGGGCTCACaccaggtgggaggagaggggttCTCTAGGAGGGCACCTCTCCTGGCTTCCCCCTGTGCCCAGCCAGGACTCCGAGGTGCTGGTTCTTGCGTCTGGTCCAGAACCTTCCTCTCCTCTGGTGacggtcccagctctgccctggcccagcctcagccccacccTCCTGACCCAGACCCAGAGCCCGGTTCTGCCCTAGAAGGAGGAAGGGCAGGCAGGAGACTGGCCTGACAACCTGGTCCTCAGGAGTTTACTTAATCCttagtgtttctttgtttgtttaaaattgtgTCTGCCAAGGCACCCGGAGAAGAGGGTCGGAGTCTCCAGACAGAGCAGGCAAGAAGGCGCCAGTGAAACCCCGAAGGTTGCTGTGGCTCCAGCCTCAGGTGAAGCGCCCACCTCGGGGGAGACCCAGTCCTGgctggcccctccctgccccggaCACCCCTCTGGCCCCTGCTCCTTCACGCCGCACAGGGGTTTCCCCGCCGGGGATCCGCCGCCCCTGCCAGGGGCAGACGCGGCCAGGACAGCCGCAGTGCTGGTTGTGggaccaccaccctcccccccgGCCCCGGCTCCAGGCGCTCTGACTCAGAGCGGAGTTTCAATCCCCAGCTGCATCG
Encoded proteins:
- the PEX14 gene encoding peroxisomal membrane protein PEX14 isoform X2, encoding MASSEQAEQPSQPSSTPGSENVAPREPLIATAVKFLQNSRVRQSPLATRRAFLKKKGPAGSRWRDYSALAIIMAGIAFGFHQLYKKYLLPLIMGGREDRKQLERMEASLSELSGSVAQTVTQLQMTLASVQELLVQQQQKVQELASELAAAKATTSTNWILESQNINELKSEINSLKGLLLNRRQFPPSPSAPKIPSWQIPVKSPSPSSPAAVNHHSSSDISPVSNESTSSSPVKEGHSPEGSTATYHLLGPQEEGKGVVDVKGQVRMEVQGEEEKREDEEDEEDEDVSRVDEEDCLGVQREDRRGGDGQINEQVEKLRRPEGASNESERD